DNA sequence from the bacterium genome:
CGTTATCCCGGCTTTGAGAGGAAAATACAGAAGCAGAACTATTGAGTCTATTGTAAAAGAAGCAAAAAAACTCGGACAAAAAGGGGTTTCCGAGATTATTCTTATTGCTCAGGATACGACAAATTACGGGAAAGATATTTACGGGAAGCCGTCTTTAACTGAATTATTAAAAAAATTAAATGAAATAGAAGAAATTTCATGGATCAGAGTGATGTATGCGTATCCTTCGCTTGTGAATGATGAATTTATTCAGGCAATAGCAACTTTAGACAAAGTTGTAAAGTCTATAGACATTCCTCTTCAGCATTCGCATCCTGAAATTTTAAAATTGATGAACAGACCTGCGGTTGATAACGGTAAAATTATAGAAAAATTAAGGAAAAATATCCCCGGAGTTTCTATAAGGACAGTGTTTATAACAGGTTTTCCCGGAGAAACAGAAGAACACTTCGAGCATTTATATAACTTTATAGAAAAATACAAATTTGACAAACTGGGCGTGTTTGAATATTCTAAAGAAAAAGAAACAGACTCATATCAATTAAAAAAGCATGTTCCTGCAAAAATAAAAAAATTAAGGAAAAAACAGCTTATGGAGTTGCAGCAAAAAATTTCAAAGAAAATAAATGCCTCCTTGATTGGAAAAGAAATTATTTCTTTGATTGAAGTTCTTACTTCTGACGGAAAAATTATTGGAAGAACTTATAGAGATGCACCCGAAATAGATGGACTGGTTTTTATTGAAACCAAAAAAACAGTTTCCCCCGGTGATGTGGTTCAGGTAAAAATTACCGGAGCAAGCGAATATGACTTATACGGAGTCGTATAAAAGTAGTAAAAACAAAAAAATCAACACTATTTTACAGTTTTATATTATACTTAAAATAGTTGGATCATTTTAAGTTTTAATTTGCGCAGGTAAAAAAGATGAACAATAATATAAACAAAAAAGTTACAGATACAAT
Encoded proteins:
- the rimO gene encoding 30S ribosomal protein S12 methylthiotransferase RimO, with the translated sequence MTKPIIGLINFGCPKNLVDSENMLGLLSKNGYEINLDEGKADIILINTCAFIKEAEKESVKTIIEFAKAGKKIIICGCLTQKYKKELMELIPEALAFVGTGDIEKICEVVNKISENPDDTFYNVSENPYYSLNNDIERFQITVGSSSYIKIAEGCDYSCSYCVIPALRGKYRSRTIESIVKEAKKLGQKGVSEIILIAQDTTNYGKDIYGKPSLTELLKKLNEIEEISWIRVMYAYPSLVNDEFIQAIATLDKVVKSIDIPLQHSHPEILKLMNRPAVDNGKIIEKLRKNIPGVSIRTVFITGFPGETEEHFEHLYNFIEKYKFDKLGVFEYSKEKETDSYQLKKHVPAKIKKLRKKQLMELQQKISKKINASLIGKEIISLIEVLTSDGKIIGRTYRDAPEIDGLVFIETKKTVSPGDVVQVKITGASEYDLYGVV